In one window of Tumebacillus algifaecis DNA:
- the cmk gene encoding (d)CMP kinase, whose protein sequence is MNTLRVALDGPAGAGKSTVAKLAAKALGVTYVDTGAMYRAITWKALQEKIDLADQAALTELSTRVKIEFQLTKEGQNVSVDGADITEAIRSGEVTSNVSAVSAVSGVREAMVKLQQEIAAQTGVVMDGRDIGTVVLPDANVKIWLTASVEERAQRRYQELVAKGQTLDYDQLKAEIERRDLLDSGREHSPMKKADDAIVVDTTGQSIEMVIEQILHICRSAEAQND, encoded by the coding sequence ATGAATACATTACGAGTGGCTCTAGACGGCCCGGCTGGCGCTGGGAAAAGCACGGTGGCGAAACTGGCGGCGAAGGCGCTAGGAGTGACCTATGTTGACACCGGAGCGATGTACCGCGCCATCACTTGGAAAGCATTGCAGGAAAAGATCGACCTGGCGGATCAGGCCGCTTTGACAGAACTGTCAACCCGAGTGAAGATCGAGTTCCAACTCACCAAGGAAGGACAAAATGTCTCTGTAGACGGTGCTGACATCACCGAGGCGATTCGCTCGGGCGAAGTGACGAGCAACGTATCGGCCGTATCGGCCGTATCGGGCGTTCGCGAGGCGATGGTCAAGCTGCAACAGGAGATCGCCGCGCAGACCGGGGTCGTGATGGACGGACGAGACATCGGGACCGTCGTGCTACCTGATGCGAATGTCAAAATTTGGCTGACTGCATCGGTGGAGGAGCGTGCACAGCGCCGATACCAAGAACTGGTCGCCAAAGGGCAGACACTCGACTACGATCAACTCAAAGCGGAGATCGAGCGCCGCGACTTATTGGACAGCGGCCGCGAGCATTCGCCGATGAAAAAAGCGGATGATGCTATCGTCGTGGACACGACCGGGCAATCGATCGAAATGGTCATCGAGCAAATCTTACATATCTGTCGCTCCGCAGAAGCACAGAACGACTAG